From the genome of Papaver somniferum cultivar HN1 chromosome 2, ASM357369v1, whole genome shotgun sequence, one region includes:
- the LOC113351634 gene encoding protein MAINTENANCE OF MERISTEMS-like, whose product MDGHLSKKFNLSKLKDTLSETKKIYNEEGRVELVRINTTASAYLLHILGKYIFPDNSGSLVDVRYMQLLDPLDKIDEYSWGTAVVSFLKNELTKASRELTANWIYEHFPTLVNANSHVKVDENVAIDKPRGQRYSFKDGQDKETTQQIIKIQIAIDKLTVDEVTFDPYRDALNQGLIQRRDDVALYYDPLFLTHGYSMYDPHRVIRQLGYIQEEPHFDAEPDFKVKKHLKSLVRVMCVARDKEKILYRLKSKVSTLTLLEMLTMRMPMNFSRKLMLK is encoded by the exons ATGGATGGTCatctaagcaagaagtttaatctgagtAAGTTGAAGGACACATTATCTGAGACCAAGAAAATCTATAATGAGGAAGGAAGGGTGGAATTGGTGCGAATCAATACTACCGCGTCAGCTTATTTGCTACACATCCTGGGCAAATATATCTTCCCCGACAattccggaagcttggtcgacgtCAGGTATATGCAACTACTTGATCCCTTAGATAAGATTgatgagtattcttggggtactgcggtggtctCCTTCTTGAAAAATGAGTTGACAAAGGCTTCAAGGGAACTCACTGCAA attggatatatgagcacttccctacTTTAGTGAATGCCAACTCCCACGTCAAAGTGGATGAGAATGTAGCGATTGATAAGCCAAGAGGACAAAGATACAGTTTTAAGGATGGTCAGGATAAGGAAACGACGCAACAAATTATCAAAATCCAAATCGCCATTGACAAATTGACTGTGGATGAGGTAACATTTGATCCTTATCGAGATGCTCTAAATCAAGGTTTAATACAAAGGAGAGACGATGTTGCATTATACTACGATCCCTTGTTTTTAACCCatggatattcaatgtacgatccacatcgggtaatccGACAATTGGGTTACATCCAAGAAGAACCCCATTTCGATGCTGAGCCAGACTTTAAAGTG aagaagCATTTGAAGAGCCTTGTGAGGGTGATGTGTGTTGCGCGAGATAAAGAGAAGATCCTTTATCGATTGAAGAGCAAAGTAAGCACATTGACTTTGCTAGaaatgttgacaatgaggatgcctaTGAATTTTTCAAGAAAGTTGATGCTGAagtaa